The Quercus lobata isolate SW786 chromosome 4, ValleyOak3.0 Primary Assembly, whole genome shotgun sequence genome segment CACTAAAAGGATATGAAAAATCTCCAAATCTGTGTCGGGGGTTCTTTTTACGTTTCTTGTACCTTAGACACGCATTTTGATGTTAGAGGCTTTTTGACCACTTCATAAggttaagatttttaaagaaacaGTGTCTGGCAGGTTTTGCTGAAATTACTGATGAGGATTTCTTTTGGATATGTGTAGGTTGTTGTGGAAGATGAACCCAAAGACAATAGGAGCAAATTATGTGCAGAAGACGGGGAATCAAAGATCACAGAGCAAACCAGCACCAAAAACACTACCATCGACAACAACAATAGAGAAAGTTCTTCTGATACTTCAAAGGAGAATTCAAAAGCTTCCGAGGTTCAGAAGCCGGATTATATTCATGTCCAGGCACGCCGCGGCCAGGCCACAGACAGCCACAGTCTAGCTGAGAGGGTAAGAAAGAATTTGTggtattttctttatttgggcATTATTGCAGTCATCCAGAATTTTTCTTCAGCAGTTTGTGTAATTTATGTCATGTATGAATGTGTTATGCAGGTGAGAAGGGAAAAGATCAGTGAGAGAATGAAGTTTCCGCAGGATTTAGTACCAGGGTGTAACAAGATCACAGGGAAAGCTGTAATGCTCGATGAAAACATCGATTATGCTCAATCTCTTCAACGACAATTAGAGGTGGCTTACCTGCTAATTTTCTATGTAATTCTTCAtctattttgaaatttcattgtattctgaaatgggtttttttgtCATTACAATATGCAGTTCCTGTCCATGAAACTAGCTGCTGTAAATCCAAGGCTCGACTCCAACATTGAAGATTTCTTTGGAAAAGAGGtaagaaaaatatacatatgTGAAGAATATAAAGCATGTGTGTATTAGCCA includes the following:
- the LOC115984947 gene encoding transcription factor HBI1-like, with translation MANVDNQKIAFSTNKEEITWLLNLGEFIWICYVPGKPFKNMLRHCSHIEASFDSDWFGVIVQNCALQLLGSKKKNEQYHVDKGLQRKFFSNNDFEVKIFPRLIDQPETDDETEIQLGQSDLPVVVEDEPKDNRSKLCAEDGESKITEQTSTKNTTIDNNNRESSSDTSKENSKASEVQKPDYIHVQARRGQATDSHSLAERVRREKISERMKFPQDLVPGCNKITGKAVMLDENIDYAQSLQRQLEVAYLLIFYVILHLF